In Microbacterium terrisoli, the genomic stretch ACGCGGTCGCGGTCCGAGGCCTTCGAGCGCATGGCGACCCTGTCGAGCATCGTGACGATGAGCCCTGCCGCCAACTGGCCGATTCGGCCGGCGCACACGCCTTCGGCCACGAAGGGATGCTTCGCGGGCAGCGGCTCGCCCGTGAGCGCCTGTCGTGGCGCGATCGCCCGGCCGACGGTGATCACCCGATTCGCCTCGCCCAGACCGATTCCGGTGACCGCGGCGATCATCGCGCCCGCGTTGCGGTACCCCTGCTGCTTCGCGAGCGAATCGGCGCCCCGTTCGCGGCGGGATTCCCGGTCGACTTCGGCGGCGACCTGCGCACGCACACCGTCGACCTGCCGGGTGACCGCGCCCAGCTGTTCCAGAGCCCACACCAGCTGCGGGCCGTTCAATTCGGATGCCGCACCCGCCGGCACGTCGTCGTCACCGGTCCACACCTGTCGCAGCGCGGCGACGGCGTCCTCGAGTCCGGTGAGCAGATCTTCCATACCTCCAATAGTACAGATATACGCATTACAGTCAAGAGATATCTTCGAGAGATTCGAATCTGTAGATAACCGATCCCGCTCCACGACTGGGGAGGAGGCGATGCGCTTCGAACATCACGCCGAATGTCACCCTCGCGAATCGAAGAACTCCCAGTGCCCCTCCGATACGACCTCGACGGCTCCGTCGACAACCGAGATCGCCGTCTGATCGTCGATCGCATACGCGGGTCCCGGCATCCTCGTCGCCCACTCCCGTGCGCGCTCGAGTGCGTTGTCCGGCCAGCCCGGGTAGTCCAGGTGCGGAAAGATCGAGAAGTCGACGACGCCGAGCGTCTCGTCGGACCCGTCCGGCCGCCAGTCCACGAACTCGCGGCCGATGCGGGGCGTCATGACCATGCTCCCCGCGCTCACTCCCACCCATACCGTGTCGGGCAACGCCGGGAGCATCCCGGCGAGCCCGGACCGCCGCATCCAGCCACCGAGATAGACCGCCTCGCCGCCGTCGACCAGCAGAACGTCCGCGTCGCGCACCCACGGCTGCCAGCGCTGCGGGTCGATGTCGGGCAGGGCCGTCAGCTCGAGCACGCCGATCGACGACCAGCTCAGATCACACAGGCCGCCGGCATCCGCCCACTGCCCCGCCGTGGACTTCCACACCGATATCGGCGTGCACGCAGGCTGCCCCCACTGTGCTGTAGGGATGAACAGCGCGTTGGATTCGGCGAGTGGCTTGCCCAGCAGGCCGACGAGCCTGTCGTGGCAACCCCGGGGGCGAGTCGGCGCTCCGGTGGGGGACCCCAGCCTTAGAGTGTGCCGAGCCGGTTCGCCACACGCCGAGCCGGCCCACCACACGCCGATCCGGCAGAGAGCGAGCATCTGATGACCGACGGATACACAGCAACGTCGACGATCGCGATCGACGCGCCGCGAGACCACGTCTGGGCGGTGCTCACCGACCCCGGCGCCACCAAGGAGTTCATGTTCGGCACCGAACTCGTCACCGACTGGGCCGTGGGCGGC encodes the following:
- a CDS encoding Type 1 glutamine amidotransferase-like domain-containing protein, producing MGSPTGAPTRPRGCHDRLVGLLGKPLAESNALFIPTAQWGQPACTPISVWKSTAGQWADAGGLCDLSWSSIGVLELTALPDIDPQRWQPWVRDADVLLVDGGEAVYLGGWMRRSGLAGMLPALPDTVWVGVSAGSMVMTPRIGREFVDWRPDGSDETLGVVDFSIFPHLDYPGWPDNALERAREWATRMPGPAYAIDDQTAISVVDGAVEVVSEGHWEFFDSRG